One Candidatus Hydrogenedentota bacterium DNA segment encodes these proteins:
- a CDS encoding tetratricopeptide repeat protein, translating to MEKGEAEFYFHEADRLFKEEHFLEALQYLAALDNEFPGNFNILFPIVLCCERLGRIDEAYEHCSRLFEQFPSENHQEKLQNLYGRICRQQQARMRSNEAITTATPAHEFVKDTPKHVELKRTGAISLGNWDLPLANVIIGLSIFAVFFVLLSLLIPMVHNEISEDQPHIQYSGFALMLLIQFMLACIIAYAALWVMNKRIHEELIYDVIDVCIAIIIFMLISAFVPLIGFFVGIYFLARHYEMGFWEAIIFLFLQVIFHMLFLYVMLPLVFGEGALNLIELL from the coding sequence ATGGAAAAAGGAGAGGCGGAATTTTACTTTCATGAAGCAGATCGCTTATTTAAAGAAGAACATTTCTTGGAAGCGCTGCAGTACTTGGCTGCTCTCGACAATGAGTTTCCCGGGAACTTTAATATCCTTTTCCCCATAGTTCTATGTTGTGAACGACTGGGACGTATAGACGAGGCATATGAGCACTGCTCCCGTTTGTTCGAGCAATTTCCCTCAGAAAATCACCAAGAGAAATTACAGAATTTATATGGGCGTATCTGCCGTCAACAACAAGCACGCATGAGATCCAACGAAGCAATAACCACCGCCACTCCCGCTCATGAATTTGTCAAAGATACACCGAAACATGTTGAACTGAAACGGACCGGGGCGATTTCACTGGGTAACTGGGATCTGCCTTTGGCAAACGTTATTATCGGACTATCCATTTTCGCTGTGTTTTTTGTATTGCTCAGCTTGCTGATCCCAATGGTTCATAACGAAATTTCGGAAGATCAGCCGCATATTCAATATTCGGGTTTTGCGTTGATGCTGTTAATCCAATTCATGTTGGCCTGCATTATCGCCTATGCCGCCCTGTGGGTAATGAATAAGCGTATTCATGAAGAATTAATCTATGACGTGATTGATGTCTGCATCGCGATAATTATCTTCATGCTGATCAGCGCTTTTGTACCACTAATCGGTTTCTTCGTCGGCATCTATTTTCTTGCCCGACACTATGAAATGGGCTTCTGGGAGGCAATAATCTTCCTGTTCCTCCAAGTTATTTTCCACATGCTCTTCCTGTATGTGATGCTTCCCCTAGTCTTCGGAGAAGGGGCGTTGAATTTAATAGAACTGCTGTAG
- a CDS encoding transposase codes for QLTMIWKVHYNEARPHFSLGNRTPKEFAEGGALMKHRNSHNNRTKKRGLDKVSLLRKFGL; via the coding sequence AGCAATTGACTATGATCTGGAAGGTACATTATAACGAGGCACGTCCCCATTTTTCTCTGGGTAATCGGACCCCAAAAGAATTCGCCGAAGGAGGCGCGCTCATGAAACACAGAAACTCTCATAACAACCGGACCAAAAAGCGGGGGCTTGACAAGGTGAGCTTATTACGGAAGTTTGGCTTGTGA